The Gemmatimonadales bacterium genome has a segment encoding these proteins:
- a CDS encoding ABC transporter ATP-binding protein — protein sequence MSLAIETHGLTYRTSREFSIEDLSIAVPTGALYGFLGPNGCGKTTTIRMLLGLLRPDAGSIALLGHAIPDQLPAALARIGVIPDRPHLHRYLTVTESLDFHRAFYPAWDATWAATLLRDFRLRASQKVSGLSKGETAKLMLLLALCQRPDLLVLDEPMDGLDPVVRRDVLAALLEYVSTHGATVLVSSHLVHELERFCDWIGVMDRGRLVVELPMSEFRNGNKRIRVSTEIALDLAATPFTVLARTHEGGSTESWVVRGWEPAMTGWFDRGGVTLREVADLDLEDGFVELLRAFRTDRADEETEGAA from the coding sequence ATGAGTCTCGCGATTGAAACGCACGGACTGACCTACCGCACTTCCCGGGAGTTCTCGATCGAGGATCTCTCGATCGCGGTGCCGACGGGGGCGCTGTACGGCTTCCTCGGGCCGAATGGATGCGGCAAGACGACGACGATCCGCATGCTGCTCGGCCTGCTGCGGCCCGACGCGGGGTCGATCGCTCTGCTGGGTCACGCGATTCCTGATCAGCTCCCCGCGGCACTGGCGCGGATCGGCGTGATCCCCGACCGGCCGCACCTCCATCGGTACCTGACGGTGACCGAGTCGCTGGACTTTCATCGGGCATTCTATCCGGCGTGGGACGCGACGTGGGCCGCGACGTTGCTGCGCGATTTCCGGCTGCGTGCGTCGCAGAAGGTGTCGGGCTTGTCGAAGGGCGAAACGGCGAAGCTGATGCTGCTCCTCGCGCTCTGTCAGCGCCCGGACCTCCTGGTGCTCGACGAACCGATGGATGGTCTCGACCCGGTGGTCCGCCGTGATGTGCTGGCCGCGCTGCTGGAGTACGTGTCGACGCACGGCGCGACGGTGCTGGTCTCGAGCCACCTGGTGCACGAACTCGAACGGTTCTGCGACTGGATCGGCGTGATGGATCGCGGGCGGCTGGTGGTGGAATTGCCGATGAGCGAGTTCCGCAACGGCAACAAGCGGATCCGCGTCTCGACGGAGATCGCGCTCGATCTCGCGGCAACGCCGTTCACGGTGCTCGCGCGCACGCATGAAGGCGGATCGACCGAGAGCTGGGTCGTGCGCGGTTGGGAGCCGGCGATGACGGGATGGTTCGATCGCGGCGGTGTGACGCTGCGCGAGGTCGCGGATCTCGATCTGGAAGATGGCTTCGTGGAACTGTTGCGCGCATTCCGGACCGATCGTGCGGACGAAGAAACTGAGGGGGCGGCGTGA
- a CDS encoding GntR family transcriptional regulator, with the protein MLADLDPKSAVPLYEQIAVRLKAAVATGELRPGEILPSVRELAGRLRINPATVVQAYRTLEDEGFVELKQGAGTFVRSMPVESRSRERVAQARRLARQMLADAARLGLSRQELREAIRHELDGGGESR; encoded by the coding sequence ATGCTCGCTGATCTCGACCCGAAGAGCGCCGTCCCGCTGTACGAGCAGATCGCCGTGCGGCTCAAGGCCGCGGTGGCGACGGGGGAGCTTCGGCCGGGGGAGATCCTCCCCTCGGTGCGGGAGCTGGCGGGGCGGCTGCGGATCAATCCGGCGACGGTGGTCCAGGCATATCGAACCCTCGAGGATGAGGGATTTGTCGAGTTGAAGCAGGGCGCGGGGACGTTCGTCCGCAGCATGCCGGTGGAGAGCCGGTCGCGAGAGCGAGTGGCGCAGGCCCGGCGTCTCGCGCGCCAGATGCTCGCCGATGCCGCGCGCCTCGGCCTCTCCCGGCAGGAGCTGCGTGAGGCGATCCGCCACGAACTGGATGGAGGAGGAGAGAGTCGATGA